A genomic region of Antennarius striatus isolate MH-2024 chromosome 4, ASM4005453v1, whole genome shotgun sequence contains the following coding sequences:
- the bend7 gene encoding BEN domain-containing protein 7 isoform X1: protein MEFGERRRRRKSQSFKLVTDEDSKSSYIMNSSCKDASEEPKDVAMSDVWVGDKDLEIKRQITGMMRLLGDKTGRGYQRMGTEQDKLTKEPQPRNLTGLHQPPSLSLESDEHQSNSWNSVGDLRPSQSPTSTPILNGPDCGQYSTRSKTMRILSSTKDLVKVNEPNSTDVVPAAAPEPPCCMCNCKGTLQAILHEVRAMRRLMQSKKAFSEKLEQAVSPCQPRFGPGPAPRCRPCRRWPVSKVAPLPVSNTRRATLNPVEASSASSGKKSKCEKNSSTPSSGPVSWVSALPPQNNPVTVHNTHSPHLIQQRDPQSLEPEVRLAENHDVFISRAQLDSILVNYTRSGSLLFRKLVCAFFDDATLANSLPNGKRKRGLNDNRKGLDQNIVGAIKAFTEKYCTEHRIEKLPGPRDWVQILQDQIKLARRRLKRDAAEIEEALKVPSTSMTRILNVCPIIWLYFHLHFYSHIRAMLPSIFP, encoded by the exons ATGGAGTTTggggaaaggaggaggagaaggaagtcACAGAGCTTTAAACTGGTCACGGATGAAG ATTCCAAATCTTCATATATCATGAATTCCAGCTGCAAAGATGCCAGCGAAGAACCTAAGGATGTGGCTATGTCTGATG TTTGGGTGGGGGACAAGGATTTGGAGATCAAGAGGCAAATCACAGGAATGATGAGACTTCTGGGTGATAAGACTGGCAGAGGATATCAGCGCATGGGAACAGAGCAGGACAAGTTAACAAAGGAGCCCCAGCCTAGGAATCTCACTGGGTTACATCAGCCTCCATCTCTATCTCTTGAATCAGACGAACATCAGAGTAACAGCTGGAACTCTGTCGGGGATCTACGGCCTTCTCAATCACCCACATCCACTCCCATCCTCAATGGTCCAGACTGTGGCCAGTACAGCACCCGCTCCAAAACCATGAGAATCCTCAGCAGTACCAAGGATCTGGTGAAAGTGAATGAACCCAACAGTACAG ATGTAGTCCCTGCTGCTGCGCCAGAACCCCCGTGCTGCATGTGTAACTGTAAGGGAACGTTGCAGGCTATTTTGCACGAAGTTCGTGCCATGAGGAGACTGATGCAGTCTAAAAAAG CATTCTCAGAAAAGCTGGAGCAGGCAGTATCACCATGCCAACCTCGTTTTGGTCCAGGTCCTGCTCCGCGCTGCAGGCCCTGCAGGAGGTGGCCAGTCTCTAAAGTGGCCCCACTCCCAGTGTCTAATACTAGAAGAGCTACTCTTAATCCTGTGGAAGCATCATCTGCATCATCTGGAAAGAAGAGCAAATGTGAGAAAAACTCATCTACACCCAGTAGTGGTCCTGTCTCCTGGGTGTCAGCTCTACCACCTCAAAATAATCCAGTAACTGTCCACAATACACACAGTCCTCATCTGATTCAACAGAGGGACCCTCAGTCATTGGAG cCTGAGGTGCGTCTTGCAGAGAATCACGATGTGTTTATCTCAAGGGCTCAGCTAGACTCTATTCTGGTCAACTATACACGGTCCGGCAGCCTGCTGTTCAGGAAACTG GTCTGTGCCTTCTTTGACGATGCTACCTTGGCTAACTCATTGCCAAATGGTAAAAGGAAAAGAGGGCTAAATGATAACCGTAAGGGCTTGGACCAAAACATTGTGGGTGCCATCAAAG CATTTACAGAGAAATACTGCACTGAACACAGAATAGAGAAACTGCCTGGGCCACGAGACTGGGTTCAGATCCTTCAAGATCAGATCAAACTTGCCAGGAGAAGGCTGAAACGAG ATGCTGCAGAAATTGAGGAAGCCTTAAAAGTACCTTCCACAAGTATGACACGCATACTAAATGTGTGCCCAATTATTTGGCTGTACTTTCATCTGCACTTCTACTCCCATATCAGAGCTATGCTTCCCAGCATCTTTCCATGA
- the bend7 gene encoding BEN domain-containing protein 7 isoform X3 — MEFGERRRRRKSQSFKLVTDEDSKSSYIMNSSCKDASEEPKDVAMSDVWVGDKDLEIKRQITGMMRLLGDKTGRGYQRMGTEQDKLTKEPQPRNLTGLHQPPSLSLESDEHQSNSWNSVGDLRPSQSPTSTPILNGPDCGQYSTRSKTMRILSSTKDLVKVNEPNSTDVVPAAAPEPPCCMCNCKGTLQAILHEVRAMRRLMQSKKGPAPRCRPCRRWPVSKVAPLPVSNTRRATLNPVEASSASSGKKSKCEKNSSTPSSGPVSWVSALPPQNNPVTVHNTHSPHLIQQRDPQSLEPEVRLAENHDVFISRAQLDSILVNYTRSGSLLFRKLVCAFFDDATLANSLPNGKRKRGLNDNRKGLDQNIVGAIKAFTEKYCTEHRIEKLPGPRDWVQILQDQIKLARRRLKRDAAEIEEALKVPSTSMTRILNVCPIIWLYFHLHFYSHIRAMLPSIFP; from the exons ATGGAGTTTggggaaaggaggaggagaaggaagtcACAGAGCTTTAAACTGGTCACGGATGAAG ATTCCAAATCTTCATATATCATGAATTCCAGCTGCAAAGATGCCAGCGAAGAACCTAAGGATGTGGCTATGTCTGATG TTTGGGTGGGGGACAAGGATTTGGAGATCAAGAGGCAAATCACAGGAATGATGAGACTTCTGGGTGATAAGACTGGCAGAGGATATCAGCGCATGGGAACAGAGCAGGACAAGTTAACAAAGGAGCCCCAGCCTAGGAATCTCACTGGGTTACATCAGCCTCCATCTCTATCTCTTGAATCAGACGAACATCAGAGTAACAGCTGGAACTCTGTCGGGGATCTACGGCCTTCTCAATCACCCACATCCACTCCCATCCTCAATGGTCCAGACTGTGGCCAGTACAGCACCCGCTCCAAAACCATGAGAATCCTCAGCAGTACCAAGGATCTGGTGAAAGTGAATGAACCCAACAGTACAG ATGTAGTCCCTGCTGCTGCGCCAGAACCCCCGTGCTGCATGTGTAACTGTAAGGGAACGTTGCAGGCTATTTTGCACGAAGTTCGTGCCATGAGGAGACTGATGCAGTCTAAAAAAG GTCCTGCTCCGCGCTGCAGGCCCTGCAGGAGGTGGCCAGTCTCTAAAGTGGCCCCACTCCCAGTGTCTAATACTAGAAGAGCTACTCTTAATCCTGTGGAAGCATCATCTGCATCATCTGGAAAGAAGAGCAAATGTGAGAAAAACTCATCTACACCCAGTAGTGGTCCTGTCTCCTGGGTGTCAGCTCTACCACCTCAAAATAATCCAGTAACTGTCCACAATACACACAGTCCTCATCTGATTCAACAGAGGGACCCTCAGTCATTGGAG cCTGAGGTGCGTCTTGCAGAGAATCACGATGTGTTTATCTCAAGGGCTCAGCTAGACTCTATTCTGGTCAACTATACACGGTCCGGCAGCCTGCTGTTCAGGAAACTG GTCTGTGCCTTCTTTGACGATGCTACCTTGGCTAACTCATTGCCAAATGGTAAAAGGAAAAGAGGGCTAAATGATAACCGTAAGGGCTTGGACCAAAACATTGTGGGTGCCATCAAAG CATTTACAGAGAAATACTGCACTGAACACAGAATAGAGAAACTGCCTGGGCCACGAGACTGGGTTCAGATCCTTCAAGATCAGATCAAACTTGCCAGGAGAAGGCTGAAACGAG ATGCTGCAGAAATTGAGGAAGCCTTAAAAGTACCTTCCACAAGTATGACACGCATACTAAATGTGTGCCCAATTATTTGGCTGTACTTTCATCTGCACTTCTACTCCCATATCAGAGCTATGCTTCCCAGCATCTTTCCATGA
- the bend7 gene encoding BEN domain-containing protein 7 isoform X2, with protein sequence MEFGERRRRRKSQSFKLVTDEDSKSSYIMNSSCKDASEEPKDVAMSDVWVGDKDLEIKRQITGMMRLLGDKTGRGYQRMGTEQDKLTKEPQPRNLTGLHQPPSLSLESDEHQSNSWNSVGDLRPSQSPTSTPILNGPDCGQYSTRSKTMRILSSTKDLVKVNEPNSTDVVPAAAPEPPCCMCNCKGTLQAILHEVRAMRRLMQSKKAFSEKLEQAVSPCQPRFGPGPAPRCRPCRRWPVSKVAPLPVSNTRRATLNPVEASSASSGKKSKCEKNSSTPSSGPVSWVSALPPQNNPVTVHNTHSPHLIQQRDPQSLEPEVRLAENHDVFISRAQLDSILVNYTRSGSLLFRKLVCAFFDDATLANSLPNGKRKRGLNDNRKGLDQNIVGAIKAFTEKYCTEHRIEKLPGPRDWVQILQDQIKLARRRLKRDAAEIEEALKVPSTSSGQNESASVKGKVTNVTA encoded by the exons ATGGAGTTTggggaaaggaggaggagaaggaagtcACAGAGCTTTAAACTGGTCACGGATGAAG ATTCCAAATCTTCATATATCATGAATTCCAGCTGCAAAGATGCCAGCGAAGAACCTAAGGATGTGGCTATGTCTGATG TTTGGGTGGGGGACAAGGATTTGGAGATCAAGAGGCAAATCACAGGAATGATGAGACTTCTGGGTGATAAGACTGGCAGAGGATATCAGCGCATGGGAACAGAGCAGGACAAGTTAACAAAGGAGCCCCAGCCTAGGAATCTCACTGGGTTACATCAGCCTCCATCTCTATCTCTTGAATCAGACGAACATCAGAGTAACAGCTGGAACTCTGTCGGGGATCTACGGCCTTCTCAATCACCCACATCCACTCCCATCCTCAATGGTCCAGACTGTGGCCAGTACAGCACCCGCTCCAAAACCATGAGAATCCTCAGCAGTACCAAGGATCTGGTGAAAGTGAATGAACCCAACAGTACAG ATGTAGTCCCTGCTGCTGCGCCAGAACCCCCGTGCTGCATGTGTAACTGTAAGGGAACGTTGCAGGCTATTTTGCACGAAGTTCGTGCCATGAGGAGACTGATGCAGTCTAAAAAAG CATTCTCAGAAAAGCTGGAGCAGGCAGTATCACCATGCCAACCTCGTTTTGGTCCAGGTCCTGCTCCGCGCTGCAGGCCCTGCAGGAGGTGGCCAGTCTCTAAAGTGGCCCCACTCCCAGTGTCTAATACTAGAAGAGCTACTCTTAATCCTGTGGAAGCATCATCTGCATCATCTGGAAAGAAGAGCAAATGTGAGAAAAACTCATCTACACCCAGTAGTGGTCCTGTCTCCTGGGTGTCAGCTCTACCACCTCAAAATAATCCAGTAACTGTCCACAATACACACAGTCCTCATCTGATTCAACAGAGGGACCCTCAGTCATTGGAG cCTGAGGTGCGTCTTGCAGAGAATCACGATGTGTTTATCTCAAGGGCTCAGCTAGACTCTATTCTGGTCAACTATACACGGTCCGGCAGCCTGCTGTTCAGGAAACTG GTCTGTGCCTTCTTTGACGATGCTACCTTGGCTAACTCATTGCCAAATGGTAAAAGGAAAAGAGGGCTAAATGATAACCGTAAGGGCTTGGACCAAAACATTGTGGGTGCCATCAAAG CATTTACAGAGAAATACTGCACTGAACACAGAATAGAGAAACTGCCTGGGCCACGAGACTGGGTTCAGATCCTTCAAGATCAGATCAAACTTGCCAGGAGAAGGCTGAAACGAG ATGCTGCAGAAATTGAGGAAGCCTTAAAAGTACCTTCCACAA GCTCTGGCCAAAATGAGTCTGCAAGTGTGAAGGGGAAAGTGACGAACGTAACTGCTTGA